A single region of the Sorghum bicolor cultivar BTx623 chromosome 7, Sorghum_bicolor_NCBIv3, whole genome shotgun sequence genome encodes:
- the LOC8080891 gene encoding eugenol O-methyltransferase-like — protein sequence MGSYTTRVHAVEKAANNQDDETCMHALMLLGGLAVPCTIKAVIELGIMDLLLAADRAMTAEELTARLPCPAAATAAAMVDRMLRFLASHGVVRCAAATKESSELGSDGGKSCRRYAAAPVCRWFTRSGGVESVVPMGLWMTGKTVLETWYNIKEAVLEGETPFDRAYGQPFFEYLGENGTVNTLFDEAMANHSTIITKRLVEVFRGFENYSVLVDVGGNKGTTLQMIRSQYENISGINYDLPRVIAQAPPIEGVEHVGGNMFDNVPRGDAIILKWILHDWGDKDCVKILKNCYAALPVNGTMIILEYILPETPEETLTSQLAFNFDFGMMLMYGAKGKERTEKELSELAREAGFSGDCTATYIFASIWALEFTK from the exons ATGGGCAGCTATACTACCAGAGTCCACGCCGTAGAGAAAGCAGCTAACAACCAAGATGATGAGACGTGCATGCATGCTTTGATGCTCCTTGGCGGATTGGCCGTACCTTGTACCATCAAGGCGGTCATCGAGCTCGGCATCATGGACCTTCTCCTCGCCGCGGACCGCGCCATGACCGCGGAGGAGCTCACGGCAAGGTTGCCATgtcctgctgctgctactgctgctgctatGGTCGACCGCATGCTCCGCTTCCTAGCTTCGCACGGCGTGGTCAggtgcgccgccgccaccaaggAGTCGTCGGAGCTGGGCTCCGATGGTGGCAAGAGCTGCCGGCGCTACGCGGCGGCGCCGGTGTGCAGGTGGTTTACAAGGAGCGGCGGCGTGGAGTCGGTGGTTCCAATGGGGTTGTGGATGACCGGCAAGACCGTCTTGGAGACCTG GTACAACATAAAAGAAGCAGTGTTAGAGGGAGAAACACCATTTGACAGAGCATACGGCCAGCCATTTTTTGAATACCTTGGTGAAAACGGGACAGTGAACACGTTGTTCGATGAGGCAATGGCGAACCATTCGACAATCATAACGAAGAGGCTGGTCGAGGTCTTCCGTGGCTTTGAGAATTACAGTGTGCTCGTCGATGTCGGTGGCAACAAAGGCACCACGTTGCAAATGATTAGAAGTCAGTATGAGAATATTAGTGGCATCAACTACGACCTTCCTCGTGTAATTGCGCAGGCACCTCCAATTGaag GTGTGGAGCATGTTGGTGGCAACATGTTTGATAATGTTCCACGTGGAGATGCAATTATCCTAAAG TGGATTCTTCACGATTGGGGCGACAAGGACTGCGTCAAGATCCTAAAGAATTGCTATGCAGCTCTCCCGGTGAACGGGACGATGATCATTCTGGAGTACATCCTCCCAGAGACACCAGAAGAAACACTAACATCGCAACTAGCGTTCAACTTCGATTTCGGGATGATGCTCATGTACGGCGCCAAAGGTAAGGAGAGAACAGAGAAAGAGTTGTCGGAGCTCGCCAGAGAGGCCGGCTTCTCTGGAGACTGCACGGCTACATACATCTTCGCCAGCATCTGGGCCCTTGAATTCACAAAGTAA
- the LOC8069670 gene encoding chalcone synthase 1 codes for MTTGKVTLEAVRKAQRAEGPATVLAIGTATPANCVYQADYPDYYFRVTKSEHLTDLKEKFKRICHKSMIRKRYMHLTEDILEENPNMSSYWAPSLDARQDILIQEIPKLGAEAAEKALKEWGQPRSRITHLVFCTTSGVDMPGADYQLIKLLGLCPSVNRAMMYHQGCFAGGMVLRLAKDLAENNRGARVLIVCSEITVVTFRGPSESHLDSLVGQALFGDGAAAVIVGADPSEPAERPLFHLVSASQTILPDSEGAIEGHLREVGLTFHLQDRVPQLISMNIERLLEDAFAPLGISDWNSIFWVAHPGGPAILNMVEAKVGLDKARMCATRHILAEYGNMSSVCVLFILDEMRNRSAKDGHTTTGEGMEWGVLFGFGPGLTVETIVLHSVPITTVAA; via the exons ATGACGACTGGGAAGGTAACATTGGAGGCGGTGAGAAAGGCGCAGCGCGCCGAGGGACCTGCTACGGTGTTGGCCATTGGGACGGCGACACCGGCAAACTGCGTGTATCAGGCTGACTACCCGGACTACTACTTCCGGGTCACCAAGAGCGAACACCTTACCGACCTCAAGGAAAAATTCAAGAGGATAT GCCACAAGTCGATGATTAGGAAGCGTTACATGCATTTGACTGAGGACATCCTAGAGGAGAACCCCAACATGAGCTCGTACTGGGCACCATCCCTAGACGCACGCCAGGATATCCTGATACAGGAGATACCCAAGCTGGGCGCGGAAGCTGCAGAGAAGGCGCTCAAAGAGTGGGGCCAGCCACGTTCCCGGATCACGCACCTCGTCTTCTGCACCACCTCCGGCGTGGACATGCCTGGCGCCGACTACCAGCTCATCAAGCTACTCGGTCTCTGCCCCTCTGTGAACCGAGCGATGATGTACCACCAGGGTTGCTTCGCCGGCGGAATGGTGCTCCGTCTTGCCAAGGACCTTGCCGAGAACAACCGTGGTGCCCGGGTGCTCATCGTGTGCTCCGAGATCACCGTGGTCACGTTCCGGGGGCCCTCGGAGTCTCACCTTGACTCGCTTGTCGGCCAAGCTCTCTTCGGTGACGGCGCAGCTGCGGTGATCGTCGGCGCAGACCCCAGCGAGCCTGCTGAGCGGCCATTGTTCCATCTAGTATCAGCGAGCCAGACCATTCTCCCAGACTCAGAGGGTGCCATCGAGGGCCACCTCCGTGAGGTGGGGCTCACCTTCCATCTCCAGGACAGGGTTCCACAGCTCATCTCCATGAACATTGAGCGCTTGCTGGAAGACGCTTTCGCACCGCTTGGCATCTCCGATTGGAACTCCATCTTTTGGGTGGCGCACCCTGGCGGTCCAGCCATACTGAACATGGTGGAGGCTAAGGTTGGCCTTGACAAGGCCAGAATGTGTGCCACCCGCCACATCCTGGCAGAGTATGGCAACATGTCAAGCGTTTGTGTCCTCTTCATCCTTGATGAGATGCGAAACAGGTCTGCCAAGGACGGACACACCACAACTGGGGAGGGTATGGAGTGGGGTGTCCTCTTCGGCTTCGGCCCCGGCCTCACCGTCGAGACCATCGTTCTTCACAGCGTTCCCATCACCACAGTGGCTGCATGA